A window of Bos taurus isolate L1 Dominette 01449 registration number 42190680 breed Hereford chromosome 19, ARS-UCD2.0, whole genome shotgun sequence contains these coding sequences:
- the KRT222 gene encoding keratin-like protein KRT222, protein MELSQLLNEIRANYEKLLTRNQIETVLSTRIQLEEDLSKKMDKDEEALKAAQAELKEARRQWHHLQVEIESLHAVERGLENSLHASEQHYQMQLQDLEAVIEGLEKELQEVRRGIERQLQEHEMLLNTKMRLEQEIATYRRLLEKEEIRYYGSIQGGKKEQKPTTSRVGFVLPSAIINEISFSTKVPQKYEDEKVETVTKQAILNGNIVKESTEAHGTIQTEKVDEVIKEWEGSFFKDNPRLRKKSVSLRFDLHLAATDEGCSQTKQDNLPDIEVRLIMRRSCSIPSIKRPSTTN, encoded by the exons ATGGAGCTGTCCCAGCTACTCAATGAGATCAGGGCAAACTATGAAAAGCTCCTCACCAGAAATCAGATAGAGACCGTGCTTTCAACAAGGATCCAG TTGGAAGAAGATCTAAgcaaaaaaatggacaaagatgaAGAGGCTTTAAAGGCAGCTCAAGCAGAACTCAAGGAAGCCCGACGCCAGTGGCACCACCTGCAAGTGGAAATTGAATCTCTCCATGCCGTG GAAAGGGGTCTTGAAAACTCCCTACATGCCAGTGAGCAACATTACCAGATGCAGCTGCAAGACCTAGAGGCAGTGATTGAAGGACTAGAAAAAGAGCTACAGGAAGTAAGGCGTGGCATTGAAAGGCAGCTTCAAGAGCATGAAATGCTCCTCAACACCAAGATGAGGCTGGAACAGGAAATCGCAACGTATCGCCGCctcctagaaaaggaagaaatcag ATATTATGGTAGTATCCAAGgtgggaaaaaagaacaaaaacctaCCACAAGTAGAGTCGGTTTTGTTTTACCTTCAG ccattataaatgaaatatctttttcaacAAAAGTCCCACAAAAGTATGAGgatgaaaaagtggaaacagtgaccaaACAGGCaatattaaatggaaatattGTGAAAGAAAGCACTGAAGCTCATGGCACTATTca GACAGAGAAAGTGGATGAAGTTATTAAAGAATGGGAAGGCTCTTTCTTTAAAGATAACCCTCGATTAAGGAAAAAATCAGTTTCTCTTCGATTTGATCTTCATTTAGCAGCCACTGATGAAGGGTGTTCACAGACTAAGCAGGATAATCTACCGGATATAGAAGTCAGGCTTATCATGAGAAGATCATGCAGTATCCCCTCTATCAAACGTCCATCAACAACTAATTAA
- the KRT222 gene encoding keratin-like protein KRT222, with the protein MDKDEEALKAAQAELKEARRQWHHLQVEIESLHAVERGLENSLHASEQHYQMQLQDLEAVIEGLEKELQEVRRGIERQLQEHEMLLNTKMRLEQEIATYRRLLEKEEIRYYGSIQGGKKEQKPTTSRVGFVLPSAIINEISFSTKVPQKYEDEKVETVTKQAILNGNIVKESTEAHGTIQTEKVDEVIKEWEGSFFKDNPRLRKKSVSLRFDLHLAATDEGCSQTKQDNLPDIEVRLIMRRSCSIPSIKRPSTTN; encoded by the exons atggacaaagatgaAGAGGCTTTAAAGGCAGCTCAAGCAGAACTCAAGGAAGCCCGACGCCAGTGGCACCACCTGCAAGTGGAAATTGAATCTCTCCATGCCGTG GAAAGGGGTCTTGAAAACTCCCTACATGCCAGTGAGCAACATTACCAGATGCAGCTGCAAGACCTAGAGGCAGTGATTGAAGGACTAGAAAAAGAGCTACAGGAAGTAAGGCGTGGCATTGAAAGGCAGCTTCAAGAGCATGAAATGCTCCTCAACACCAAGATGAGGCTGGAACAGGAAATCGCAACGTATCGCCGCctcctagaaaaggaagaaatcag ATATTATGGTAGTATCCAAGgtgggaaaaaagaacaaaaacctaCCACAAGTAGAGTCGGTTTTGTTTTACCTTCAG ccattataaatgaaatatctttttcaacAAAAGTCCCACAAAAGTATGAGgatgaaaaagtggaaacagtgaccaaACAGGCaatattaaatggaaatattGTGAAAGAAAGCACTGAAGCTCATGGCACTATTca GACAGAGAAAGTGGATGAAGTTATTAAAGAATGGGAAGGCTCTTTCTTTAAAGATAACCCTCGATTAAGGAAAAAATCAGTTTCTCTTCGATTTGATCTTCATTTAGCAGCCACTGATGAAGGGTGTTCACAGACTAAGCAGGATAATCTACCGGATATAGAAGTCAGGCTTATCATGAGAAGATCATGCAGTATCCCCTCTATCAAACGTCCATCAACAACTAATTAA